The window GCAGAGGTTCCGGCAAAACAGGATGCTGTGGACCAAACGGTACTATTGTTCTTTTTCCCAAAGCCCTCTTACTCTCCTTTCTTTACTTTTACCGCTGGCTTTTTGCGCATAGGAGATTCTAACTCTTCTGTTATCATGAACTTTCCTTCGTAATCAATCAAAAGATTTTCAAATTCTATGCCAAACAAATCTTTTATCTCATTTTCAACAAACACAGCTGCAAAATATATGTCCGAAATAGAAGGAACTTTTTCTTCAGCCACTATAGTAACTCTTATATTTGTTAGTTGGTAATCCTTATCAAAGTGATATATTATATCAAACCTTCCATCGCCCAAATCAACACATGTTGCTGTGACAAATCTATATCCATCTGCTTTTAAGGCTAAAACTTCTTTCCTCAAATCCTCTTTCTGAAGTTCTTTAAGATTTTGTAACATACAGAATCTCACCCTTTTTCATATTCTTCTTCTCTTCTAAAAGCTGTGCAGCTTTTAAGATTCCCTCCATGATAGCCTCAGGCCGTGGCGCGCAGCCAGGAACATATACATCAACAGGAACAACTGTATCGGCACCGCCAAGAGTATTGTAACATTCTTTGAATATCCCACCAGAGCACGCACATGCTCCAACTGCTACAACAGCCTTTGGATGTGGCATCTGCTCATATATTGCCTTTAAAACTCTTGCGTTTCTGTGGTTAACAGAGCCTGACACAACCAATATATCAGCATGTTTAGGATTACCTACATTTATAATTCCAAATCTCTCAACGTCATATACAGGTGTTAACGTTGCCAGTATTTCTATATCACAGCCGTTGCAGCTGTTACAATCATAGTGAATAATCCATGGAGACTTTTTCAATGCCTTTCTAAATAACACTTTTTATTTTCACCCCTGTTTTTTATAATAACCTATACTTTATATATACCCAAATGAGATTAACAAGTGCAAAACCAAATGCTACTGACCAAGTAAGTCGTAGCATTATCTTCCATGTAAGCCTTGCTGAGATATTGTCAATTACAATCTCTAAAAAGTAGCAAATTAAAATTGCTGCTATTGCTACAAAGATATTTTTTGCAAAAAATAGCCATACAAAAAGAAGTAAAAGTACAAGTTCGTACCAGTGACCAAGTTCAATCAAGCCAAGAACAGGTCCAGCAAACTCTGTTGTAATACCTTTTACAAGTTCTTGATGACCATGGTGTGAAGTTGATAAATCAAATGGAGATTTTCGAAGTTTGATAGTTAAAACATAGCTGAATGCTATGAAAATAAATGGTAAATCTAAAATCAGTAATCTACTGTGTTTCAAAATGTTTTCTATATTGAAACTTCCAGTTACAAAGTAAATTGCTACTATCATAGCAATTAAAACAGGCTCATATGCAAGTACAGATATCAATTCCCTGTGAGCACCTATCCTTGAATATGGCGAATTTGTTGCCATTGCTCCAAGAATGAGCGCTGTTGTAGCAAATGCAAGAATAAATAAAATCAAAAGAAGGTCCATCTTAAGCACAAACATCACAACTGCAACAATGTTAAATACCAAGAATAAAAATGCATACAAAATCTGAGTGTTTGAAACAACAATGGTCTCTTTTGAAAATAGTTTAAAAAGATCATAAAAAGGCTGCAGAATAGGCGGTCCAAACCTGTTTTGCATTCGCGCAGTTATTTTTCTATCAATTCCTGTTATAACTCCACCAACTAAAGGTGCAACTATGACAGTTGCCAGTGTAATC is drawn from Caldicellulosiruptor diazotrophicus and contains these coding sequences:
- a CDS encoding NADH-quinone oxidoreductase subunit C, with product MLQNLKELQKEDLRKEVLALKADGYRFVTATCVDLGDGRFDIIYHFDKDYQLTNIRVTIVAEEKVPSISDIYFAAVFVENEIKDLFGIEFENLLIDYEGKFMITEELESPMRKKPAVKVKKGE
- a CDS encoding NADH-quinone oxidoreductase subunit B family protein; the encoded protein is MLFRKALKKSPWIIHYDCNSCNGCDIEILATLTPVYDVERFGIINVGNPKHADILVVSGSVNHRNARVLKAIYEQMPHPKAVVAVGACACSGGIFKECYNTLGGADTVVPVDVYVPGCAPRPEAIMEGILKAAQLLEEKKNMKKGEILYVTKS
- a CDS encoding respiratory chain complex I subunit 1 family protein, which codes for MKEIWITLATVIVAPLVGGVITGIDRKITARMQNRFGPPILQPFYDLFKLFSKETIVVSNTQILYAFLFLVFNIVAVVMFVLKMDLLLILFILAFATTALILGAMATNSPYSRIGAHRELISVLAYEPVLIAMIVAIYFVTGSFNIENILKHSRLLILDLPFIFIAFSYVLTIKLRKSPFDLSTSHHGHQELVKGITTEFAGPVLGLIELGHWYELVLLLLFVWLFFAKNIFVAIAAILICYFLEIVIDNISARLTWKIMLRLTWSVAFGFALVNLIWVYIKYRLL